A single region of the Micropterus dolomieu isolate WLL.071019.BEF.003 ecotype Adirondacks linkage group LG18, ASM2129224v1, whole genome shotgun sequence genome encodes:
- the hcfc1a gene encoding host cell factor 1a isoform X1, with product MSVPGSAVSGTTASVLQPRWKRVLGWSGPVPRPRHGHRAVAIKELMVVFGGGNEGIVDELHVYNTATNQWFIPAVRGDIPPGCAAYGFVCDGTRLLVFGGMVEYGKYSNDLYELQASRWEWKKLKAKNPKNGPPPCPRLGHSFSLVGNKCYLFGGLANDSEDPKNNIPRYLNDLYTLELRAGSSVVGWDIPITYGVLPPPRESHTAVVYTEKTSRKSRLIIYGGMSGCRLGDLWTLDIDTLTWNKPSVNGTAPLPRSLHSATTITNKMYVFGGWVPLVMDDVKVATHEKEWKCTNTLACLNLDSMCWETVLMDTLEDNIPRARAGHCAVAINSRLYVWSGRDGYRKAWNNQVCCKDLWYLETERPHAPARVQLVRANTNSLEVSWGAVSTADTYLLQLQKYDIPATPAAASPVMSATPSLPVNSPKSPVPAAAAPSAQSLQQTAVLKVQAQQSATGTSVVTVRPSQPGKSPVTVTSLPPGVRMVVPAQTTQGSPIGSSPQMSGMAALAAAAAATQKIPPSSAGTVLNVPAGATILKTVAVSPGTTTMKVASPVMVSNPATRMLKTAAAQVGTATASSPTTTRPIITVHKSGAVTVAQQAQVVTTVVGGVTKTITLVKSPLTMGSSGTLISNLGKMMSVVQTKPVQTSAVTGQASTNPLTQIIQTKGPLPAGTILKLVTSADGKPTTIITTSQAGGTGNKPTILNISGVSPSTTKQGTTIIKTIPMSAIMTQPGATGVTSSAGMKTPITILTTKVMTTGTPGKIITAVPKLATAAGQQGLTQVVLKGAPGQPGTILRTVPMSTVGGVRLVTPVTVSAVKPTVTTLVVKGTTGVTTLGTVTGTVSSSLPGGTVDSSNASLVTPITTLGTIATLSSQVISPSAITVSAAQTSLTSASSLPSSTMTVQNQPTQVTLITTPSGVEAQPVQDLPVSILASPTSEQPSSSEAGAAGEGSGTVTLVCSNPPCETHETGTTNTATTSSATMGAGQVCSNPPCETHETGTTNTATTSSATMGAGQVCSNPPCETHETGTTNTATTASSNMSVPRECSNPPCETHETGTTNTATTASANMGGVQNVCSNPPCETHVTGTTNTATQASSNMNTGQTGTAQRVCSNPPRETHETGTTNTPSTASSNMGSDQTSTATGQVQRVCSSPPYEKHKTGTTSTPSTASSNMGSDQTSTATGQVQRVCSNPPYETHETGTTSTPSTASSNMGSDQTSTATGQVQRVCSNPPYETHETGTTSTPSTASSNMGSDQTSTATGQVQRVCSNPPYETHETGTTSTPSTASSNMGSDQTSTATGQVQRVCSNPPYETHETGTTSTPSTASSNMGSDQTSTATGQVQRVCSNPPYETHETGTTSTPSTASSNMGSDQTSTATGQVQRVCSNPPYETHETGTTSTPSTASSNMGSDQTNTATGQVQRVCSNPPCETHETGTTNTATTATCTMETGEGTAAQQTEEGAEGTSSTEEAPTTAAPGVVSTTQGRAITTVTQSTPAPGPSVPSISSITEGASTAASSTEEPMQTDEVASAEAAPAEQGATAMETQAEVNSDATQSQCWPDILKVHSIKDMLRVYITSNVVFQGEAATATALNLPSELMSEGQGATLMVTGLSDEELAVTAAAEAAAQAAATEEAQALAIQAVLQAAQQAVMNESDSTGESQQTTNIPIMLTQQELAALVQQQQQLQEAQAAAQQATVDTSLPTEGLAPADSLNDPSVESNGHNEMAAAVTSAVASLLPRTSAETLAPSSTFAPSVSAASPAKLQAAAALAEVANGIEGEKQGPQPTPVKPVVKKENQWFDVGIVKVTNMVVTHFYVPADDSHGDDDSGIMPDYSQMKKMELQPGTAYKFRVAGINACGRGAFSEISAFKTCLPGFPGAPCAIKISKSPDGAHLTWEPPSVTSGKIIEYSVYLAIQSNQTAEAKASTPAQLAFMRVYCGPNPSCLVQSSSLSNAHIDYTTKPAIIFRIAARNEKGYGPATQVRWLQESGKDAASAKPAPKRPGTSPDTKATGPKKARTDQ from the exons ATGTCTGTCCCTGGCTCCGCGGTGTCCGGGACCACGGCGTCGGTTCTGCAGCCGCGATGGAAACGGGTCCTCGGATGGTCCGGTCCTGTTCCCCGGCCCAGACATGGACACAGAGCTGTGGCTATAAAGGAGCTTATGGTTGTCTTTGGCGGTGGAAACGAAGGGATTGTGGATGAACTACATGTATACAACACTG CGACCAACCAGTGGTTTATCCCAGCGGTCCGGGGTGATATTCCTCCTGGTTGTGCTGCATATGGTTTTGTCTGTGATGGCACAAGATTGCTAGTGTTTGGTGGAATGGTGGAGTACGGAAAGTACAGCAACGATCTCTATGAACTACAG GCCAGCAGATGGGAATGGAAAAAGTTGAAAGCAAAAAACCCGAAGAATGGCCCTCCTCCTTGTCCTCGTCTCGGTCACAGTTTTTCCCTGGTTGGCAACAAATGCTACCTGTTTGGTGGACTTGCCAATGACAGCGAGGACCCCAAAAACAACATTCCCAG ATACCTGAATGATCTGTACACACTTGAGCTTCGTGCAGGTTCCAGTGTGGTTGGATGGGATATTCCAATCACATATGGAGTCTTGCCTCCTCCTCGCGAGAGCCACACTGCTGTGGTGTACACAGAAAAGACGAGCAGGAAATCTCGCCTGATAATCTATGGAGGGATGAGTGGTTGTCGTCTTGGAGATCTGTGGACACTTGATATTG ATACCCTGACGTGGAATAAACCATCAGTAAATGGGACAGCACCGCTCCCCAGAAGTCTTCACTCTGCCACTACCATCACAAACAA GATGTATGTGTTTGGAGGATGGGTTCCTTTGGTTATGGATGACGTCAAAGTGGCCACACACGAGAAGGAGTGGAAGTGCACAAACACTCTTGCCTGCCTAAATCTTG ACTCCATGTGTTGGGAGACAGTGTTGATGGATACTCTTGAAGACAATATCCCCAGGGCTCGTGCTGGCCACTGTGCTGTGGCCATAAATTCGAGACTCTATGTTTGGAGTGGCCGTGATGGCTATCGTAAAGCTTGGAACAACCAAGTCTGTTGTAAAGACCTTTGGTACCTGGAAACAG AGCGGCCACACGCTCCTGCCAGGGTGCAGTTAGTCCGTGCCAACACAAATTCTCTGGAGGTGAGCTGGGGTGCCGTCTCAACTGCGGACACCTACTTACTGCAGCTGCAGAAATATGACATCCCTGCAACTCCAGCTGCAGCCTCACCAGTCATGAGTGCAACCCCCTCGCTGCCTGTGAACTCTCCCAAAAGCCCCGTGCCGGCTGCTGCAGCACCCTCTGCTCAGAGTCTACAACAGACAG CTGTTTTGAAAGTTCAAGCTCAACAGTCTGCCACAGGCACATCTGTTGTCACAGTCCGGCCCAGCCAACCTGGGAAATCCCCTGTCACTGTGACATCCCTTCCTCCAGGTGTCAGAATGGTAGTGCCCGCCCAGACCACCCAAGGATCG ccaATTGGCAGTAGCCCTCAGATGAGTGGCATGGCAGCTttagctgcagcagctgcagccacaCAGAAGATCCCGCCCTCCTCTGCAGGCACTGTCCTCAATGTTCCTGCAGGTGCCACCATTCTCAAAACAGTAGCTGTTTCCCCTGGCACAACCACAATGAAGGTGGCTTCTCCAGTCATG GTCAGTAACCCAGCCACCCGGATGCTGAAAACTGCTGCAGCCCAGGTGGGCACAGCAACTGCGTCCTCTCCCACTACCACCAGACCCATCATCACTGTGCACAAATCTGGTGCAGTCACAGTGGCCCAGCAGGCCCAGGTGGTAACCACTGTGGTGGGAGGAGTCACCAAGACCATCACTCTGGTCAAGAGTCCCCTCACCATGGGCAGCAGTGGCACTCTG ATCTCCAACCTTGGCAAGATGATGTCTGTGGTACAAACCAAGCCAGTGCAGACATCAGCTGTAACAGGCCAGGCTTCCACTAACCCTCTCACACAGATCATACAG ACAAAGGGTCCCCTCCCAGCTGGCACCATCCTGAAGCTGGTGACCTCTGCAGATGGCAAGCCCACAACAATCATCACCACTTCCCAGGCAGGAGGCACAGGAAACAAGCCCACTATCCTTAACATCAGCGGCGTCTCTCCTAGCACCACTAAGCAGGGCACCACCATCATTAAGACCATCCCAATGTCGGCCATCATGACCCAGCCTGGAGCTACAG GTGTGACAAGCAGCGCAGGCATGAAAACACCTATCACAATCCTTACCACAAAGGTGATGACTACTGGAACTCCTGGTAAAATCATCACTGCAGTGCCCAAACTTGCCACTGCAGCTGGCCAACAGGGACTGACACAG GTGGTTTTGAAGGGTGCTCCTGGGCAGCCTGGCACTATTTTACGCACCGTGCCCATGAGCACAGTGGGTGGTGTTCGACTTGTTACACCAGTGACTGTCTCTGCTGTAAAGCCCACTGTCACCACTCTGGTTGTCAAGGGGACTACTG GTGTCACCACTCTTGGGACAGTCACTGGTACAGTCTCCAGTAGCCTGCCAGGAGGAACTGTGGACAGCTCCAACGCCTCTCTGGTTACCCCCATCACCACACTGGGAACCATCGCTACCCTGTCCAGCCAGGTCATTAGCCCATCTGCCATAACTGTGTCAGCTGCTCAGACCAGCCTGACTTCTGCCTCCTCCCTGCCTTCCTCTACAATGACAGTGCAG AACCAGCCCACCCAGGTGACTCTGATCACAACTCCCAGTGGTGTAGAAGCTCAACCAGTGCAGGATCTACCAGTATCCATCCTGGCCTCACCAACCTCTGAGCAGCCCAGCTCCTCAGAGGCTGGAGCAGCCGGCGAGGGCTCCGGCACAGTCACCCTCGTCTGCTCTAACCCGCCCTGCGAGACCCACGAGACAGGAACCACCAACACAGCCACCACCTCTTCTGCTACAATGGGAGCAGGACAGGTGTGCTCTAATCCCCCCTGCGAGACCCACGAGACCGGAACCACCAACACAGCCACCACCTCTTCTGCTACAATGGGAGCAGGACAGGTGTGCTCTAATCCGCCCTGCGAGACCCACGAAACAGGCACCACCAACACAGCCACAACTGCATCTTCAAACATGTCTGTGCCGCGTGAGTGCTCCAACCCACCATGTGAGACTCATGAAACTGGGACAACTAACACAGCTACCACAGCATCGGCTAATATGGGAGGAGTCCAGAATGTGTGCTCCAATCCACCCTGTGAAACCCATGTGACGGGCACCACCAACACAGCCACCCAGGCGTCATCTAACATGAACACAGGCCAGACGGGCACTGCGCAGAGGGTGTGCTCCAACCCACCCCGGGAAACGCACGAGACGGGGACCACCAACACCCCGTCCACAGCCAGCTCCAACATGGGAAGCGACCAGACCAGCACAGCGACAGGCCAGGTCCAGAGGGTGTGCTCCAGCCCGCCCTACGAAAAACACAAGACGGGTACCACCAGTACCCCATCCACAGCCAGCTCCAACATGGGAAGCGACCAGACCAGCACAGCGACAGGCCAGGTCCAGAGGGTTTGCTCCAACCCGCCCTATGAAACACACGAGACGGGTACCACCAGTACCCCATCCACAGCCAGCTCCAACATGGGAAGCGACCAGACCAGCACAGCGACAGGCCAGGTCCAGAGGGTTTGCTCCAACCCGCCCTATGAAACACACGAGACGGGTACCACCAGTACCCCATCCACAGCCAGCTCCAACATGGGAAGCGACCAGACCAGCACAGCGACAGGCCAGGTCCAGAGGGTTTGCTCCAACCCGCCCTATGAAACACACGAGACGGGTACCACCAGTACCCCATCCACAGCCAGCTCCAACATGGGAAGCGACCAGACCAGCACAGCGACAGGCCAGGTCCAGAGGGTTTGCTCCAACCCGCCCTATGAAACACACGAGACGGGTACCACCAGTACCCCATCCACAGCCAGCTCCAACATGGGAAGCGACCAGACCAGCACAGCGACAGGCCAGGTCCAGAGGGTTTGCTCCAACCCGCCCTATGAAACACACGAGACGGGTACCACCAGTACCCCATCCACAGCCAGCTCCAACATGGGAAGCGACCAGACCAGCACAGCGACAGGCCAGGTCCAGAGGGTTTGCTCCAACCCGCCCTATGAAACACACGAGACGGGTACCACCAGTACCCCATCCACAGCCAGCTCCAACATGGGAAGCGACCAGACCAACACAGCGACAGGCCAGGTCCAGAGGGTTTGCTCCAACCCGCCCTGTGAAACGCACGAGACTGGGACAACCAACACAGCCACCACTGCCACCTGCACCATGGAGACAGGCGAAGGCACAG CAGCCCAGCAGACAGAGGAGGGAGCAGAAGGTACCAGCAGCACAGAAGAGGCCCCCACCACTGCAGCACCTGGTGTAGTTAGCACCACCCAGGGCAGGGCCATCACTACGGTCACCCAGTCCACACCAGCCCCCGGACCCTCTGTACCT TCGATCTCATCAATCACAGAGGGTGCGAGCACTGCTGCCAGCTCCACAGAGGAACCCATGCAAACTGATGAAGTAGCATCAGCAGAAGCTGCACCTGCCGAGCAGGGAGCCACCGCTATGGAGACACAAGCAGAGGTAAATTCTGATGCCACACAAAGCCAGTGTTGGcctgacattttaaaagtccATTCAATCAAAGATATGTTACGTGTGTATATCACCTCTAATGTGGTCTTTCAGGGAGAAGCAGCCACAGCGACTGCCTTGAATCTGCCCTCAGAGCTAATGTCTGAGGGTCAGGGAGCCACACTCATGGTGACAGGGCTGTCAGACGAGGAGCTGGCTGtgactgcagcagcagaggctgctgcTCAGGCAGCAGCCACTGAAGAAGCCCAGGCCCTTGCTATCCAGGCTGTCCTCCAGGCAGCTCAGCAAGCCGTAATGA ATGAGAGCGATTCCACTGGAGAGAGCCAGCAAACCACCAACATCCCCATCATGTTGACCCAGCAAGAGCTTGCGGCGCtggtccagcagcagcagcagctgcaagAGGCTCAGGCTGCTGCACAGCAGGCCACCGTGGACACAAGCTTGCCCACAGAAGGCCTCGCCCCTGCTGACAGCCTCAACGACCCCTCTGTCGAAAGCAACGGACACAATGAGATGGCAGCTGCAGTCACCAGTGCTGTGGCGTCACTGCTGCCACGTACCAGTGCTGAGA CACTTGCTCCATCAAGCACATTTGCACCCTCTGTATCAGCGGCAAGTCCAGCCAAGCTGCAAGCAGCAGCCGCTCTAGCAGAGGTTGCCAATGGCATAGAGGGAGAG AAGCAAGGCCCTCAGCCAACCCCAGTGAAGCCTGTTGTGAAGAAGGAGAACCAGTGGTTTGATGTTGGAATCGTTAAAGTGACAAATATGGTTGTCACCCACTTCTACGTGCCAGCAGATGATTCTCATGGAGAT GATGACTCTGGCATCATGCCAGACTACAGCCAGATGAAGAAAATGGAGCTGCAGCCTGGAACAGCTTACAAGTTCCGTGTTGCTGGAATCAACGCTTGTGGTCGTGGAGCTTTTTCGGAGATATCTGCTTTCAAGACTTGCCTACCAGGCTTCCCAGGGGCACCTTGCGCCATCAAAATCAGCAAG AGCCCAGATGGTGCCCACCTGACCTGGGAGCCACCCTCGGTGACATCAGGGAAGATCATCGAGTACTCCGTGTACCTGGCCATCCAGAGCAACCAGACAGCTGAAGCCAAGGCCTCCACCCCGGCGCAGCTAGCCTTCATGCGCGTGTACTGTGGACCCAACCCCTCTTGCTTAGTGCAATCGTCGAGCCTCTCCAACGCCCACATTGACTACACCACCAAGCCAGCCATCATCTTCCGCATCGCAGCCCGCAATGAGAAGGGCTATGGTCCTGCCACCCAAGTTCGATGGCTGCAAG AATCTGGCAAAGATGCTGCCTCTGCTAAACCGGCCCCCAAAAGACCAGGCACCTCCCCTGATAC TAAGGCTACTGGTCCAAAGAAAGCAAGGACGGACCAGTGA